Proteins encoded within one genomic window of Panacibacter microcysteis:
- a CDS encoding SusF/SusE family outer membrane protein has protein sequence MYKLQTYIPVTRFSKFCLLLLLLVTGFTACKKELDAPTPFPFEAGNLVTSKDTVVIDAANPGNEAMTLTWDAFANSLIGNKVIITYGEATDTVSVASGATNKKFTNGELNNILVDNLGMAVDIEGDVQFTLLATITTKGDTAMSNTITVKITPAPTGAAYAALWIVGNATPNGWNIDNPNQMRKDPTNAFQFKYNEVLNAGEFKIPTTTGNWGTDYFMPPTNHPPITSTEVQLIPGGNPDNKWQIDNAGAYKILLNISSSPFIHIVPFTPYAQLWMVGDATPAGWNIDAPVAMVPTPGNVYEFTYTGTLNAGEFKIPTTTGNWGTDYFMPATNGEGINSTDAVFIPGGNPDNKWKITEAGIYKVTINQLYETIKIEKQ, from the coding sequence ATGTACAAGCTACAAACATATATCCCGGTAACACGCTTTTCAAAATTTTGCCTGTTACTGCTGCTGCTCGTTACAGGTTTCACAGCCTGTAAAAAAGAACTCGATGCACCCACACCATTTCCTTTCGAAGCAGGTAATCTTGTTACTTCAAAAGACACGGTAGTTATTGATGCAGCAAACCCCGGCAATGAGGCAATGACACTTACGTGGGATGCTTTTGCCAATTCGCTTATTGGCAATAAAGTCATCATTACATATGGTGAGGCAACCGATACCGTAAGTGTTGCATCAGGTGCAACGAATAAGAAGTTCACGAATGGGGAATTAAATAATATACTCGTAGATAATTTGGGTATGGCCGTAGACATAGAAGGCGATGTGCAGTTCACCTTGCTCGCAACCATTACTACCAAAGGTGACACCGCCATGTCTAATACCATTACGGTAAAAATAACGCCTGCACCTACCGGCGCCGCCTATGCTGCATTGTGGATCGTTGGCAATGCAACACCAAACGGCTGGAATATTGATAACCCCAACCAGATGCGCAAAGATCCTACCAATGCCTTCCAGTTTAAATACAACGAAGTATTGAATGCGGGTGAATTCAAAATACCTACCACAACGGGCAACTGGGGTACAGATTACTTTATGCCCCCAACCAATCATCCACCCATCACCAGTACAGAGGTACAACTGATACCCGGTGGCAATCCTGACAATAAATGGCAGATAGATAATGCAGGTGCTTACAAAATCCTGCTCAACATCAGCAGCTCACCTTTTATACATATTGTGCCATTTACACCGTATGCGCAATTGTGGATGGTTGGCGATGCAACACCTGCAGGCTGGAACATAGACGCACCGGTAGCAATGGTTCCCACGCCGGGTAACGTTTACGAGTTTACGTATACAGGTACACTCAATGCGGGAGAATTTAAAATACCAACTACAACAGGTAACTGGGGTACAGATTATTTTATGCCTGCTACCAATGGCGAAGGTATAAACAGTACCGATGCCGTATTTATTCCCGGTGGTAATCCTGACAATAAATGGAAGATCACAGAGGCAGGTATATACAAGGTAACGATCAACCAGTTGTACGAAACCATCAAAATCGAAAAGCAGTAA
- a CDS encoding response regulator: protein MTPITTPKPKLALVDDHTLFRKGLISLIEIVSSEYSIAFEADNGKDLQQKINTENQPDLLLLDIHMPDMDGFEVVQWLNTHYPLVKVLIVSMVQKEETIVKMLRMGVKGYLCKDVEPKELKEALHSILNKGYYYTDFITGKLVHSLQTNGDDTAPKNGAVMNDREKEFLKLACSEMTYNEIASKMFLSPKTIDGYRNALFEKLNVKSRVGLALYAVRHGYVEL, encoded by the coding sequence ATGACCCCAATTACAACACCAAAACCGAAACTGGCCCTGGTTGATGATCATACCCTTTTCCGTAAAGGACTGATCAGCCTGATAGAAATTGTAAGCAGTGAATATTCCATTGCATTTGAAGCCGACAACGGAAAAGACCTGCAGCAAAAAATCAATACAGAAAACCAACCTGACCTGCTGCTGCTCGATATACACATGCCGGATATGGATGGCTTTGAGGTAGTGCAGTGGTTAAATACCCACTACCCGCTTGTTAAAGTGCTGATCGTTAGCATGGTGCAAAAGGAGGAAACCATTGTAAAAATGCTGCGTATGGGTGTAAAAGGCTACCTCTGCAAAGATGTAGAACCAAAAGAACTGAAAGAAGCTTTGCATTCTATTCTAAACAAGGGCTACTATTACACCGATTTTATTACGGGTAAACTTGTTCATTCACTTCAAACAAACGGCGATGATACTGCACCGAAAAACGGCGCAGTTATGAACGACCGCGAAAAGGAATTTCTGAAACTTGCCTGCAGCGAGATGACCTACAATGAAATTGCTTCCAAAATGTTTTTAAGCCCCAAAACAATTGATGGCTACAGGAATGCCTTGTTTGAAAAGCTGAACGTTAAATCGAGGGTTGGGCTTGCGTTGTACGCTGTGAGGCATGGTTATGTGGAGTTGTAG
- a CDS encoding sensor histidine kinase: protein MQKLYAEQLLQSQLEIQEQTLQHISKELHDNLGQVASLIKINLYTIGLDEKDKAAQKLDDTRELTKQLITDLKALSVSLGADRIAQTGLAKALETEIDRLNKTGQFKATFEQQGILPNVHNDTAIILYRMAQEVLNNMVKHSNAQHITFKLSFIDNLIILAISDDGNGFDIDEQMKNGNGAGLHNLQKRATLINATLTMQSIIGQGTQVTIELPYSYDPNYNTKTETGPG from the coding sequence ATGCAAAAATTATATGCCGAACAACTCCTCCAATCCCAACTCGAAATACAGGAACAAACACTACAACACATCTCCAAAGAACTGCATGATAACTTAGGGCAGGTAGCAAGCCTGATTAAGATAAACCTTTACACCATTGGGTTGGATGAAAAGGACAAGGCCGCGCAAAAACTGGATGATACAAGAGAGCTTACCAAACAACTGATCACAGATTTAAAAGCCTTGTCTGTAAGCCTGGGTGCAGATCGCATTGCGCAGACTGGTTTGGCAAAAGCGCTGGAAACAGAGATTGACAGGCTAAACAAAACAGGGCAATTCAAAGCAACTTTTGAGCAGCAGGGAATACTACCAAACGTTCATAATGACACTGCAATCATTCTTTATCGTATGGCGCAGGAAGTATTGAACAATATGGTGAAGCATAGCAATGCACAGCATATCACATTTAAACTTTCTTTTATAGATAATTTGATTATATTAGCTATCAGCGATGATGGTAACGGATTTGATATTGATGAACAGATGAAGAACGGCAACGGCGCAGGTTTACATAACCTGCAAAAACGCGCAACACTCATCAATGCAACGCTTACCATGCAAAGCATCATTGGACAAGGAACGCAAGTAACCATCGAACTGCCCTATAGCTATGACCCCAATTACAACACCAAAACCGAAACTGGCCCTGGTTGA